In Phocoena phocoena chromosome 3, mPhoPho1.1, whole genome shotgun sequence, a single window of DNA contains:
- the LOC136120349 gene encoding LOW QUALITY PROTEIN: olfactory receptor 2T27-like (The sequence of the model RefSeq protein was modified relative to this genomic sequence to represent the inferred CDS: inserted 2 bases in 1 codon; substituted 1 base at 1 genomic stop codon), which produces MDRREIWKNRTTGTAFVLLGLFYQIQNPKLLFTFIFLVFLVAHIVNVMMVILIWLDSHLPTPMKFLLSXLSLMDLLYISTFVXGKNNISYTNCVIQHFLFMTLVGAECLLMAVMAYDCYVAIFHPLHYSVLMCPTVCIFMVVGTWLAALLNAFINVVYVLNLPYCGSRDIHHFFCEIPALLKLVCADTSLYENGLFVSGVVFLLFPISAIMASYGQILYTVLRLGLNMGMRKTLATCSSHMIVVTLFYGLVIIKYFLLKAYHTAEQDKVVSIFYTILTPVLNPLIYSLRNRDGWSPQESLQKKSNHKKLISTENRRRKDRP; this is translated from the exons ATGGACAGAAGGGAGATATGGAAGAATAGGACCACCGGGACTGCCTTTGTTCTCCTGGGATTGTTTTACCAAATCCAGAACCCCAAGCTACTTTTTACTTTCATCTTCCTAGTTTTTCTTGTCGCCCATATTGTCAACGTTATGATGGTGATTCTCATTTGGTTGGACTCTCACCTCCCTACTCCTATGAAATTTCTTCTCAGTTAACTTTCTTTGATGGACCTCTTGTATATCTCTACTTTTGT TGGAAAAAACAACATTTCCTATACTAATTGTGTAATTCAGCATTTCCTCTTCATGACTCTGGTGGGAGCAGAGTGCCTTCTCATGGCAGTCATGGCTTACGACTGCTATGTGGCAATATTCCATCCCCTCCACTACTCAGTTCTCATGTGCCCTACAGTTTGTATTTTCATGGTGGTTGGCACTTGGCTGGCTGCACTTCTCAATGCCTTCATCAATGTTGTCTATGTTCTGAATCTTCCTTATTGTGGCTCCAGGGACATCCATCATTTCTTCTGTGAGATCCCAGCTCTCCTGAAACTTGTTTGTGCTGACACTTCTCTTTATGAAAATGGTCTTTTTGTCAGTGGTGTTGTGTTTCTCCTCTTTCCAATATCTGCCATCATGGCTTCATATGGGCAGATTCTCTACACTGTTTTGAGATTAGGATTAAACATGGGGATGAGGAAGACTTTGGCAACGTGCTCTTCCCATATGATTGTGGTGACTCTCTTCTATGGACTAGTCATCATCAAGTATTTTCTCCTCAAAGCCTATCACACTGCTGAGCAGGACAAAGTTGTCTCTATCTTTTACACCATCCTCACTCCCGTGCTCAATCCCCTCATCTACAGTCTGAGAAACAGAGATGGCTGGAGCCCTCAGGAAAGTCTTCAGAAGAAAAGTAACCATAAGAAGTTGATATCTACTGAGAATAGGAGAAGAAAGGATAGACCTTAG